From a region of the Arachis ipaensis cultivar K30076 chromosome B09, Araip1.1, whole genome shotgun sequence genome:
- the LOC110266433 gene encoding uncharacterized protein LOC110266433, producing the protein MHGRSRARAGEKPPLPSHLAAAAAAEVSIVVLTASQSHRHPWLSRGEIPQRERERGCSRFVAAVGRMAALADLPTAVYACCCITGAPRRHCCHQKPPLKPTSAWLYSHREFLCCTLPSEPPSRCCRLCFEPLLQRVLLSLRLLGLVVPL; encoded by the exons ATGCATGGGAGGAGTAGAGCGCGCGCAGGGGAGAAGCCACCGCTGCCGTCGCATCTTGCCGCCGCTGCCGCTGCTGAGGTCTCCATTGTCGTCCTCACCGCAAGCCAGAGTCACCGCCATCCATGGTTGAGCAGAGGAGAGATTccgcagagagagagagagagaggttgttCGCGTTTTGTCGCCGCTGTTGGAAGGATGGCCGCCCTCGCCGATCTACCCACCGCCGTTTATGCTTGCTGCTGCATCACCGGAGCTCCACGCCGTCACTGCTGCCACCAGAAACCACCACTGAAGCCTACGTCTGCTTG GTTATACAGTCACCGCGAGTTTCTCTGTTGTACGCTGCCGTCGGAGCCACCATCCCGCTGCTGCCGCCTTTGCTTTGAGCCGTTGTTACAGCGAGTGTTGTTGTCGTTGCGGCTACTCGGTTTAGTCGTTCCTCTTTAG